The Streptococcus toyakuensis genome has a window encoding:
- a CDS encoding exodeoxyribonuclease VII small subunit, giving the protein MSKQKKFEENLAELETIVQSLENGEIALEDAIAAFQKGMILSKELQATLDKAEKTLVKVMQEDGTESDFE; this is encoded by the coding sequence ATGTCAAAACAAAAGAAATTTGAGGAAAATCTAGCAGAACTGGAAACCATTGTCCAAAGTTTGGAAAATGGTGAAATTGCTCTGGAAGATGCGATTGCTGCCTTTCAAAAGGGCATGATCTTGTCAAAAGAGCTCCAAGCGACGCTGGACAAGGCTGAAAAGACCTTGGTCAAGGTCATGCAAGAAGACGGAACAGAAAGTGATTTTGAATGA
- a CDS encoding polyprenyl synthetase family protein, protein MKKQEKLALVESALEDFYGDQQFASSLRESVLYSIHAGGKRIRPFLLLEVLEALHIAIKPAHAQVAAALEMIHTGSLIHDDLPAMDDDDYRRGRLTNHKKFGEAMAILAGDALFLDPYALIAQADLPSQIKVDLIANLSLASGSLGMVAGQVLDMEGEHQILTLEELQTIHANKTGRLLAYPFQAAAIIAELSPEMQVKLKTVGELIGLAFQVRDDVLDVTASFEEIGKTPQKDLQAEKSTYPALLGLEEAIAFCNQTLDQANAKLEDIAQQVPFEIESIVKVVESLRING, encoded by the coding sequence ATGAAAAAGCAAGAAAAATTAGCTCTTGTTGAGTCGGCTTTGGAAGACTTTTATGGAGACCAGCAGTTTGCCTCTAGTTTGCGAGAGTCTGTTCTCTATTCCATTCATGCTGGTGGCAAGCGTATTCGGCCTTTTCTCTTGTTAGAAGTTTTGGAAGCCTTGCATATTGCAATCAAACCTGCTCATGCGCAGGTGGCTGCGGCCTTGGAAATGATTCATACAGGGAGCTTGATTCATGATGATCTTCCAGCTATGGATGATGATGATTACCGTCGGGGACGTTTGACCAATCATAAGAAATTTGGTGAAGCTATGGCCATTTTGGCTGGAGATGCTTTATTCCTAGATCCTTATGCTTTGATAGCGCAGGCAGATTTGCCAAGTCAGATCAAGGTGGACTTGATTGCCAACTTATCTCTTGCTTCAGGTAGTCTGGGTATGGTGGCAGGGCAGGTTTTGGACATGGAGGGTGAACACCAAATTCTGACTTTGGAAGAACTTCAGACCATTCATGCCAATAAGACTGGAAGACTACTAGCCTATCCCTTCCAAGCTGCTGCTATTATAGCCGAATTGTCACCTGAAATGCAGGTGAAGCTGAAAACTGTTGGTGAATTGATTGGTCTTGCTTTTCAAGTTCGAGATGATGTGTTAGATGTGACCGCCAGTTTTGAGGAAATCGGCAAGACGCCACAAAAGGACCTGCAGGCAGAAAAGTCAACCTATCCAGCCTTGTTGGGCTTGGAAGAGGCTATTGCCTTTTGTAACCAAACCTTGGACCAAGCTAATGCCAAATTAGAAGATATTGCCCAGCAGGTTCCTTTTGAGATAGAATCGATTGTGAAAGTAGTAGAAAGTTTGAGAATCAATGGCTAA
- a CDS encoding TlyA family RNA methyltransferase, translating into MAKERVDVLAYKQGLFETREQAKRGVMAGLVVAVLNGERFDKPGEKIPDDTELKLKGEKLKYVSRGGLKLEKALQVFDLSVEGATTIDIGASTGGFTDVMLQNGAELVFAVDVGTNQLAWKLRQDPRVVSMEQFNFRYAEKTDFEQEPSFASIDVSFISLSLILPALHRVLADQGQVVALVKPQFEAGREQIGKNGIIRDAKVHQNVLESVTTMAVEEGFSVLGLDFSPIQGGHGNVEFLAYLKKEESASNQVLAEIEEVVERAHSQFKNE; encoded by the coding sequence ATGGCTAAGGAAAGAGTGGATGTACTAGCTTATAAACAGGGCTTGTTTGAAACGAGAGAGCAGGCCAAACGTGGTGTCATGGCTGGCCTAGTCGTAGCAGTCCTTAATGGAGAACGGTTTGACAAGCCAGGAGAGAAAATCCCAGATGACACCGAGCTAAAACTCAAGGGGGAGAAACTCAAGTATGTTAGTCGTGGTGGCTTGAAACTGGAGAAGGCCTTGCAGGTCTTTGATTTGTCAGTGGAAGGAGCTACAACGATTGATATCGGTGCCTCTACTGGAGGTTTTACCGATGTCATGTTGCAAAATGGTGCCGAGTTGGTCTTTGCAGTCGATGTTGGTACCAATCAGTTGGCTTGGAAATTACGCCAAGACCCACGGGTTGTCAGCATGGAGCAGTTCAATTTCCGCTATGCTGAAAAGACTGATTTCGAGCAGGAACCGAGCTTTGCCAGTATTGATGTGAGTTTCATTTCCCTCAGTCTGATTCTTCCAGCCTTGCACCGTGTCTTGGCTGATCAAGGTCAAGTTGTAGCTCTGGTTAAGCCCCAGTTTGAGGCCGGACGTGAGCAGATTGGAAAAAATGGAATCATTCGTGATGCCAAGGTCCATCAGAATGTCCTTGAATCTGTCACAACAATGGCAGTAGAGGAAGGTTTTTCAGTCCTTGGCTTGGACTTTTCTCCCATCCAAGGTGGTCATGGAAATGTTGAGTTTTTAGCGTATTTGAAAAAAGAAGAGTCAGCAAGCAATCAGGTTCTTGCTGAAATTGAAGAAGTAGTAGAAAGGGCGCATAGTCAATTTAAAAATGAATAA